The Coccidioides posadasii str. Silveira chromosome 3, complete sequence genome contains a region encoding:
- a CDS encoding uncharacterized protein (EggNog:ENOG410PJYK~COG:S~BUSCO:7561at33183) → MPEQPRESDHHHDEEGEDVFLDAADAAEEIIPDEDQHMEDASDEDEDLEITLQNDSTAHFDKHTDSIFCIAQHPIHTSIVVTGSGDDTAYMFDSTPTDDRPLLPTSYETTPQPRKERESLEPILRLDGHTDSVNAVCFTEPAGEYMLTAGLDGKLRAWRDTSASLTGKSWEFLAEVQEVEEINWLAVCPVSQSGNEEKRNVVALGANDGSVWVYRVDKQDREAPLYMLASFFQHTASCTAGAWSPDGNLLATVSEDASFYVYDVFGAAAAAGTASSAGTQTVVGLTAQDQRFAVDGGLYSVAIAPSGTFAVVGGAEGHIKVVGLPRVSSDSNQTSRQKSKSKAGGAAPSAGGGAGTLLASLQAQSDGIETVSFSSPPLNLLAAGSVDGSIVLFDVAHRFAIRRHIRGAHGESAVVKVDFVRDGEASTQRPTGPASTTSGRPWLLTSVGMDGVVRRWDTRGGTAAAGYGLLKEWRGHAGISENEDGEQSGGILGFVHGDQGGKRIVTAGDDGVALVFEE, encoded by the coding sequence ATGCCAGAGCAACCGCGCGAAAGCGATCATCACCATGACGAGGAAGGCGAAGACGTCTTCCTTGACGCCGCAGACGCCGCCGAAGAAATCATCCCCGATGAAGATCAACACATGGAGGACGCCTCCGACGAAGACGAGGATTTAGAAATAACTCTCCAAAACGATTCCACTGCCCACTTCGACAAGCACACAGACTCTATCTTCTGCATCGCGCAGCACCCCATACATACGTCCATCGTGGTTACAGGTTCTGGTGATGATACGGCATACATGTTCGATTCGACGCCTACGGATGATAGACCTTTATTACCCACAAGCTATGAGACGACACCGCAGCCTAGGAAGGAAAGAGAGTCACTTGAGCCAATTTTGCGGCTGGATGGGCATACTGATTCTGTAAATGCAGTTTGTTTTACGGAACCTGCAGGCGAGTACATGCTTACGGCGGGGCTGGATGGGAAACTGAGAGCGTGGAGGGATACGAGCGCTTCGTTAACAGGAAAGTCGTGGGAATTCCTGGCAGAGGTCCAAGAGGTGGAAGAGATCAATTGGCTGGCGGTCTGCCCCGTGTCGCAAAGCGGGAATGAGGAGAAACGGAATGTGGTAGCGTTGGGCGCGAATGACGGCAGTGTATGGGTATATCGGGTCGATAAGCAGGATCGAGAGGCGCCACTTTATATGCTGGCGTCGTTTTTTCAGCATACAGCTTCTTGTACTGCTGGTGCGTGGTCGCCTGACGGGAATCTACTGGCTACAGTTTCGGAAGATGCAAGCTTCTATGTGTATGATGTCTTTGGTGCGGCCGCTGCTGCTGGCACCGCTTCATCTGCAGGTACACAGACTGTGGTGGGTTTGACAGCGCAAGACCAGAGATTTGCCGTTGACGGTGGATTATACTCTGTTGCTATAGCTCCTTCTGGGACATTTGCCGTCGTTGGTGGAGCTGAAGGACATATCAAAGTTGTCGGACTTCCGCGTGTGTCATCAGATTCCAATCAGACTTCAAGACAAAAATCGAAATCTAAAGCTGGTGGAGCAGCTCCCTCGGCTGGTGGTGGCGCAGGGACACTTCTAGCGTCTCTCCAAGCGCAATCGGATGGTATCGAAACCGTCTCATTTTCCTCGCCTCCCCTTAACTTACTTGCTGCCGGTTCCGTGGACGGCTCGATAGTTCTGTTTGATGTGGCGCATCGATTCGCTATTAGACGTCATATTCGAGGTGCTCACGGAGAGTCGGCGGTAGTTAAGGTCGACTTTGTTCGCGACGGTGAAGCTTCAACACAGAGACCTACTGGCCCGGCATCCACAACGTCGGGTAGACCGTGGTTACTGACTTCGGTGGGCATGGACGGTGTGGTACGACGATGGGATACGCGTGGTGgaactgctgctgctggatATGGTCTTCTCAAAGAATGGAGAGGTCACGCGGGGATCAGTGAGAACGAGGACGGCGAACAATCCGGGGGCATTCTAGGATTCGTGCATGGGGACCAAGGAGGGAAAAGAATAGTAACAGCTGGCGATGATGGAGTTGCGTTGGTTTTTGAGGAGTAA
- a CDS encoding uncharacterized protein (EggNog:ENOG410PHP8), whose translation MAKSRKPVSRGSDKRLVQNGAIKKTQKSRGNKINKITSYLGRSQDSSEEVPNVPPNEARPEPVGTPPAWAVDRPELCDALPWFRSTQGGCYFKDGIAFGVLIDGDAGDRAHLDHEVVITRVGGGCIKVGGKLQLTEDIDIKNPAFRALIFNLEHDIPVGLVVGDRNVICTTRVPHRYNVMSFFRVTDIWYEKSGPFTGAKVRFEKLDLESQSWWAAKNVDVPIPVSERTDAKAPVLPTCPECLQLSHQVYAQGWMCLKRECKKFWTMNNRSPPTELTFAPHFLKMRRQAPCPMRPQHSLVPDLLATLPQDSRISITARVMWKGIVCPRCNRCVARTLWNGWSCAKEDGGCGFKHINLPVSMDLRSIISDFEMGAAGHRYLVGNELVCRSRVQYLKNYRLDMFDLGMGNIMTHFAANTTINKREGGPNDLFRKLCTEDIGLKRHKLQASVVQGTLTSHFAVNFGMPYKYIVAVDSRPFSETPSFLLRALGRLSWAVMKTVPPTEFQQPNELLTLGYFEKMAINYHDDGEDTLGPTVATLSIGAPATMLIRMKGKYFRVPEPKKKNIAPNDLVLPGCAMEKERRELKMLYENEEITCAEYWDALARLKSSRKEAKPMCSLDLHHGDMVVMHGANLQKYFEHSVTPNGDLRFALTARYVMPELVEPEHHWKGNLEPGLDYKYDGDE comes from the exons ATGGCTAAGTCACGGAAGCCTGTCTCTCGCGGCAGTGACAAGAGGCTAGTTCAGAATGGCGCAATTAAAAAGACCCAGAAATCAAGGG gtaataaaataaataagatcaCTTCGTATCTGGGGAGATCCCAAGATTCCTCAGAAGAGGTTCCTAACGTCCCGCCGAACGAAGCGCGGCCAGAGCCAGTCGGTACTCCACCAGCGTGGGCAGTTGATCGCCCCGAGTTGTGCGATGCGCTACCCTGGTTTCGTTCAACTCAAGGAGGCTGCTATTTCAAAGACGGCATCGCATTTGGCGTGCTGATTGATGGAGACGCCGGTGACAGGGCACATCTAGACCACGAAGTGGTAATTACTCGGGT TGGCGGAGGCTGCATAAAAGTTGGGGGCAAACTTCAGCTTACTGAAGATATCGATATCAAGAATCCCGCATTTAGAGCCCTCATATTCAACCTGGAGCATGATATCCCCGTTGGTTTGGTTGTCG GAGATAGAAATGTAATTTGCACAACCAGGGTCCCGCATCGGTACAACGTGATGAGCTTCTTCCGAGTCACGGATATCTGGTACGAAAAGTCCGGACCATTTACCGGAGCAAAAGTTCGTTTCGAAAAGCTAGATCTGGAGTCTCAGAGTTGGTGGGCCGCCAAAAACGTTGACGTGCCAATTCCTGTTAGTGAACGCACCGATGCTAAAGCACCAGTACTCCCAACTTGCCCAGAGTGCCTCCAGTTAAGTCATCAAGTATACGCCCAAGGCTGGATGTGTTTGAAACGCGAATGCAAGAAGTTCTGGACAATGAACAATCGAAGCCCGCCGACGGAACTAACATTCGCCCCGCACTTCTTGAAGATGAGACGTCAAGCTCCATGTCCGATGCGACCCCAGCATAGCTTGGTACCGGATCTTCTCGCCACGTTGCCTCAAGATAGCAGGATCTCTATTACTGCACGAGTGATGTGGAAAGGGATTGTTTGCCCAAGATGCAACAGATGCGTCGCAAGAACTCTCTGGAATGGCTGGAGCTGCGCTAAAGAAGATGGCGGGTGCGGATTCAAGCACATCAATCTCCCAGTCTCTATGGACCTACGATCAATTATTTCCGACTTCGAGATGGGCGCCGCAGGCCATCGATATCTGGTTGGAAACGAACTGGTGTGCAGGTCTCGTGTTCAGTACCTAAAAAACTACCGATTGGACATGTTCGACCTAGGAATGGGCAATATCATGACCCATTTCGCAGCAAATACCACGATTAACAAGCGTGAGGGTGGTCCAAACGATCTGTTCAGGAAATTATGCACGGAAGATATCGGGCTGAAACGACATAAGCTTCAAGCTAGCGTCG TTCAAGGTACTCTAACGTCGCACTTCGCGGTCAACTTT GGGATGCCGTACAAGTATATAGTGGCTGTTGATTCAAGGCCGTTTAGCGAGACACCGTCATTCCTCCTTCGAGCCCTGGGCCGTCTTAGCTGGGCTGTCATGAAGACGGTGCCGCCGACAGAGTTCCAACAACCCAATGAACTCCTTACGCTGGGGTACTTTGAGAAAATGGCAATCAAT TACCATGACGACGGAGAAGATACGCTGGGGCCCACGGTTGCGACCTTATCTATCGGTGCTCCCGCTACGATGCTCATCCGCATGAAGGGCAAATACTTCAGAGTCCCAGAgcccaagaagaaaaacatAGCACCTAACGACCTTGTTCTGCCGGGCTGCGCTATGGAAAAAGAGCGGCGCGAGTTAAAGATGCTTTACGAGAACGAGGAGATTACCTGCGCCGAATATTGGGATGCCCTAGCGCGActgaagagcagcagaaagGAGGCAAAACCTATGTGCTCGCTCGACCTCCATCACGGTGACATGGTTGTTATGCACGGCGCGAACCTACAGAAGTACTTTGAG CACTCTGTAACACCGAACGGCGACCTTCGATTTGCATTGACGGCCAGATATGTCATGCCGGAATTGGTCGAACCAGAGCACCACTGGAAGGGCAATCTTGAGCCTGGCCTGGATTACAAGTACGACGGCGACGAGTAG
- the CAO1 gene encoding Copper amine oxidase (EggNog:ENOG410PF88~COG:Q): MVLDRLKQLSLQVDGTSPIPHPLDPLTTVEIDAAVAIIRAEHGSVRFNAITLWEPRKAEMMAWLADPNNAPRPHRMADAVVIAPGGKIYDGVVDLTEKKVVQWKHTPGVQPLITMEDLQAVEGLMRKDPKIIEQCEILGIPREDMHKVYCDPWTIGYDERFGNNVRLQQALMYYRPNIDDCQYAFPLDFCPIYNAETKEFIHIDIPPVRRPISRAPPSNYHVEAIEKEGGYRKDVTPINITQPEGVSFKVDGRTINWQNWNIHVGFNYREGIVLNNITYNDKGTVRPVFYRLSLAEMVVPYGNPEHPHQRKHAFDLGEYGGGYMTNSLTLGCDCKGAIHYMDAAFVNAAGASTIIKNAICIHEEDAGILFKHTDFRDDSVIVTRGRKLIISHIFTAANYEYCVYWIFHQDGTVQLDIKLTGILNTYAMNPNEDTHGWGTEVYPGVNAHNHQHLFCLRVDPNIDGSNNTVFQVDAVRGPGEVGGLINKHGNAFYAKKTKFTTPKEAMSDYDGFTSRTWEMANTNKLNPFSKKPVSYKLVSREVPPLLPKEGGLVWKRAGFARHAVHVTKYRDDQIHPAGRHVPQTSGEPSHGLPMWISETENESIENTDIVLWHTFGITHFPSPEDFPIMPAEPMTLLLRPRNFFDRNPVLDVPPSYARTPSQVLKGVNGCGGKCGDGSSRAV; this comes from the exons ATGGTATTAGATCGTTTGAAGCAGCTATCCCTCCAAGTGGACGGGACATCTCCCATTCCACATCCCTTAGACCCTCTCACTACGGTGGAAATTGATGCTGCTGTGGCAATCATTCGTGCTGAACATGGCTCCGTCAGGTTCAATGCGATTACGCTGTGGGAGCCACGGAAAGCGGAAATGATGGCCTGGCTGGCCGATCCAAACAATGCCCCTCGTCCGCATCGAATGGCTGATGCCGTTGTCATTGCTCCCGGTGGCAAAATCTACGATGGAGTCGTGGACCTGACAGAGAAGAAGGTCGTACAGTGGAAGCACACGCCCGGAGTGCAGCCATTGATCACGATGGAGGATCTGCAAGCTGTCGAAGGTTTGATGAGGAAAGACCCCAAGATCATTGAACAATGCGAGATCCTCGGTATCCCAAGGGAGGATATGCACAAAGTCTATTGTGATC CTTGGACCATTGGATATGATGAACGCTTTGGAAACAACGTCCGTTTACAGCAAGCACTAATGTACTACCGCCCAAACATCGACGATTGCCAATATGCGTTCCCACTGGACTTCTGCCCGATCTATAATGCAGAGACCAAGGAGTTTATTCACATCGACATTCCTCCCGTTCGGAGACCGATCAGTAGAGCTCCTCCAAGCAACTACCATGTTGAAGCTATTGAGAAGGAAGGCGGATACCGCAAAGATGTTACGCCAATTAACATTACACAGCCTGAAGGAGTTTCTTTCAAAGTTGACGGCAGAACCATCAATTGGCAAAATTGGAATATCCACGTTGGTTTCAACTATCGAGAAGGTATTGTCTTGAATAACATCACATATAACGATAAAGGTACAGTCCGCCCCGTCTTTTACCGACTTTCGCTCGCCGAGATGGTCGTTCCATATGGAAATCCCGAACACCCACATCAGCGCAAGCACGCGTTTGATTTAGGCGAATACGGCGGCGGATACATGACCAATAGCTTGACTCTCGGATGCGACTGCAAGGGCGCCATCCATTATATGGATGCCGCTTTTGTCAACGCAGCCGGTGCAAGCACGATTATTAAGAACGCGATCTGTATCCACGAGGAAGACGCTGGAATCCTGTTCAAGCATACCGATTTCCGTGATGATTCTGTCATCGTGACTCGCGGCCGTAAATTGATCATTTCTCATATTTTCACCGCGGCCAACTACGAATACTGCGTCTACTGGATCTTCCACCAGGACGGAACTGTCCAGCTTGATATCAAGCTGACCGGTATTCTCAACACCTATGCCATGAACCCTAATGAAGATACACACGGTTGGGGAACTGAGGTGTACCCGGGCGTCAACGCTCATAACCACCAGCACCTTTTCTGTCTCCGTGTTGATCCTAATATTGACGGATCGAACAATACCGTCTTCCAGGTTGATGCGGTTCGAGGCCCGGGCGAAGTCGGTGGCCTAATCAACAAGCATGGAAACGCATTTTACGCAAAGAAAACGAAGTTCACGACTCCCAAGGAAGCCATGTCAGACTATGATGGCTTTACCAGCCGCACGTGGGAGATGGCTAACACGAATAAATTGAACCCCTTCAGCAAGAAGCCTGTCAGCTATAAGCTCGTGAGCAGAGAAGTCCCGCCTCTGCTTCCTAAGGAAGGAGGACTGGTTTGGAAACGTGCAGGGTTTGCCAGACATGCCGTTCATGTTACCAAAT ACCGCGACGACCAAATCCATCCAGCAGGCCGACATGTTCCTCAAACATCAGGCGAACCTTCTCACGGCCTTCCAATGTGGATATCCGAAACCGAAAACGAATCCATTGAGAATACTGATATCGTTCTCTGGCATACGTTCGGCATCACGCACTTCCCCTCTCCCGAAGACTTCCCAATCATGCCTGCTGAGCCTATGACCTTATTGCTCCGTCCCAGAAACTTCTTTGACAGGAACCCGGTGCTTGATGTCCCACCAAGCTACGCCCGGACTCCGAGCCAGGTGCTCAAAGGGGTTAACGGGTGCGGAGGAAAGTGTGGAGATGGGTCGAGCCGGGCGGTGTAG
- a CDS encoding uncharacterized protein (EggNog:ENOG410PKMK~COG:I~BUSCO:3588at33183) — translation MVFRAPAWVGELPPIPDDVAICDFMLDDKYGRYPLASSKDPFTCGMTGRTYSAAKVAERVDVLARALAKEFGWHPNKGTEWEKVVGIYSFNTIDFLVLCWAIHRCGGIASPANAVYSGPELTYQLKDSGAQSLFTCLPSLPIALEAAAQAGIPRNRIYILDLPTEFTGSTEAPQGMRTLEQFITEGYSLPKLEKLNFGPGQGARQTAFLCYSSGTSGLPKGVKIAHRNVIANTLQMMVYEAPHRNSLKPAGQGAFNDVALGLLPQSHIYSLVVMCHCGPYRGDQVIVLPKFELNHYLQTVEKYKISTLYLVPPIIIAMLRNKELCDKRDLSAVRAIFTGAAPLGKETADELQQWKPSWLIKQGYGMTETCTVVCTTSSHDVWLGSSGSILPGIECKIISPEGVELTGYDEPGELVVKSPSVVLGYLNNEKATEETFIDGWMRTGDEAVVRVAPSGNEHIFIVDRIKELIKVKGLQVAPAELEAHILSHPNVADCAVIPVPDDSAGELPKAFVVKSSSAGSDDAATIRAIMKHVEDHKARHKWLKGGVEFLDVIPKSPSGKILRRLLRDKEREARRKAGAKI, via the exons ATGGTTTTCCGTGCTCCTGCTTGGGTCGGCGAGCTGCCCCCAATTCCTGATGACGTTGCCATCTGCGACTTCATGCTGGATGACAAGTATGGCCGATATCCGCTGGCCTCGTCGAAGGACCCTTTTACATGTGGAATGACAGGCCGCACGTACTCGGCTGCAAAAGTAGCTGAACGCGTTGATGTTCTTGCCCGGGCTTTAGCGAAGGAGTTTGGTTGGCACCCGAACAAGGGAACAGAATGGGAGAAGGTCGTTGGTATTTACAGCTTCAACACG ATCGACTTTTTGGTGCTTTGCTGGGCCATCCACCGGTGTGGAGGCATCGCTTCTCCCGCCAATGCCGTGTACTCTGGCCCTGAGCTCACTTACCAATTGAAAGACTCTGGAGCCCAAAGCCTCTTCACCTGTCTCCCCTCTCTGCCCATCGCTCTCGAGGCAGCGGCTCAAGCTGGCATTCCCCGAAACCGAATTTACATCCTCGATCTTCCTACCGAGTTTACGGGGTCTACCGAAGCTCCACAGGGCATGCGGACTTTGGAGCAGTTTATTACCGAAGGCTATTCACTACCAAAGCTGGAGAAATTGAACTTTGGGCCCGGACAGGGAGCTAGGCAGACTGCATTCTTGTGTTACTCGAGTGGAACATCAGGTCTACCG AAAGGGGTCAAAATTGCCCATAGGAACGTTATCGCCAATACTCTTCAGATGATGGTGTATGAGGCGCCTCACAGGAACTCTCTGAAACCTGCCGGTCAGGGTGCCTTCAACGACGTCGCCCTCGGCCTACTCCCTCAAAGCCATATCTATTCTTTAGTAGTTATGTGCCATTGTGGACCGTATCGCGGTGATCAGGTTATTGTCCTACCCAAGTTCGAGCTTAACCACTACCTTCAAACGGTCGAGAAATACAAAATAAGCACGCTCTATCTG GTACCTCCGATTATTATTGCGATGTTAAGAAATAAAGAGCTATGCGATAAGCGAGATCTGAGCGCAGTCAGAGCCATTTTCACCGGAGCTGCTCCCTTAGGCAAGGAGACAGCTGATGAGTTACAACAATGGAAACCATCCTGGTTGATCAAACAAGGATACG GTATGACTGAAACCTGCACCGTCGTGTGTACTACAAGCTCCCATGATGTTTGGCTTGGTTCCTCGGGCTCCATCCTTCCTGGAATCGAGTGTAAGATAATATCTCCCGAAGGCGTTGAACTCACGGGCTACGATGAACCCGGGGAACTGGTCGTGAAATCTCCATCTGTTGTTCTAGGATACCTGAATAATGAGAAGGCGACGGAAGAGACGTTTATTGATGGCTGGATGCGCACCGGAGATGAGGCTGTTGTTCGCGTTGCACCCAGCGGCAATGAACATATCTTCATCGTTGACCGAATAAAAGAATTGATCAAGGTCAAA GGTCTACAAGTCGCCCCAGCAGAACTCGAAGCCCACATTCTCTCCCACCCGAATGTTGCCGACTGCGCCGTTATTCCTGTCCCGGATGATTCCGCTGGCGAGTTACCGAAGGCCTTTGTTGTTAAGAGTTCCTCGGCAGGATCGGACGATGCAGCAACCATCAGAGCAATTATGAAGCATGTGGAAGACCACAAAGCGCGGCACAAGTGGTTGAAAGGAGGTGTTGAGTTCCTTGATGTTATTCCGAAGAGTCCGAGCGGCAAGATCTTAAGGCGCTTGTTGCGGGATAAGGAGCGAGAAGCAAGACGCAAGGCCGGCGCAAAGATTTAA
- a CDS encoding uncharacterized protein (EggNog:ENOG410PS9B~COG:C~TransMembrane:1 (i52-73o)~BUSCO:16502at33183), which translates to MAPPNPTGFDMKTFKAAANPKSIWAQKDPWKRNEAWRYSGPFSRMNRLRNSFPGLGIATVAFAIYCGYEWAFLKDDHHGEGHH; encoded by the exons ATGGCTCCCCCAAACCCCACCGGGTTTGACAtgaagactttcaaagcCGCAGCTAATCCGAAATCCATATGGGCCCAGAAGGATCCATGGAAGCGAAA CGAAGCATGGCGATACAGCGGCCCCTTCTCCCGGATGAACCGACTCAGAAACAGTTTCCCCGGTCTAGGAATAGCAACTGTTGCCTTTGCGATATATTGCGGGTACGAGTGGGCGTTCTTAAAGGATGACCACCACGGTGAAGGGCATCACTAG
- a CDS encoding uncharacterized protein (EggNog:ENOG410PHN6~COG:K~TransMembrane:1 (i65-85o)~BUSCO:6415at33183): protein MALSRLGPIWLSSRLGAWAKGEAPAQAASEQAVTSLSIVNEADSHSLPSLFRVYELLTTLHQTRYILSLGIGWLPFLLVAVSLWLKLLHAPSHFGIPTALYEVSKHITTMPPPAGRYGPSGIAGPFPHLQQAHLQQQQQSQQHHSAHPQTASTGIPPSSLGGHPGFGLGTSGSNINPFTLPGANGMTVTGFPATGAAGSGIPDGGGTGLASHAAQMGFLRGAQMQQQQQQQQQAQQQQSHLVHDGRLVMDGKADKSRIRDVWKHNLAQEMESLRALVEKYPYISMDTEFPGIVARPMGTFTTKADYHYQTLRCNVDLLKMIQLGVTLFSEEGEVPPAYPANGTLHANGNHLVPAPCTWQFNFHFSLENDMYAQESTSMLAKAGIDFTMHEKNGIDPLEFGALLMTSGLVLLDDVHWISFHSGYDFGYLMKIMLCKPLPDDEEEFHKLLSIFFPSLYDIKFLMKHASRNQSVNGSPLTQGAVQILANLGQKSGLQDIADELGVKRVGIAHQAGSDSLVTGEIFWKMRQLVFNGTIDQAKYSGQIWGLNGQIPAMPYHTGNQPQQTPNLNGAMVYSNTATPSTPNTGHAALNSNQTPAPQSHVSGNPSLTPGGGGGVFGAFQLGRT, encoded by the exons ATGGCGCTTTCTAGGCTAGGCCCGATTTGGCTAAGCTCGCGATTGGGCGCTTGGGCGAAGGGAGAGGCGCCGGCGCAAGCTGCCAGCGAGCAAGCAGTAACATCACTCTCAATTGTCAATGAAGCTGATTCCCACTCACTGCCATCGCTGTTCAGAGTATATGAACTCTTAACAACTTTACATCAAACGCGTTATATCTTATCTCTTGGCATTGGCTGGCTGCCATTTCTACTTGTTGCCGTCTCTCTCTGGCTAAAACTTCTTCATGCCCCATCCCACTTCGGCATTCCCACCGCGCTCTACGAGGTTTCGAAGCATATAACCACGATGCCACCGCCTGCCGGTCGATACGGGCCGTCGGGCATTGCAGGCCCATTTCCCCATCTTCAACAAGCACACCtccagcaacaacagcagtcCCAACAGCATCATAGCGCACACCCCCAGACCGCCAGCACCGGAATACCCCCCTCTTCACTTGGTGGGCACCCAGGATTCGGCCTCGGCACCTCTGGCTCTAATATTAACCCGTTTACGCTCCCCGGCGCCAATGGAATGACCGTAACTGGATTCCCTGCAACCGGAGCCGCTGGAAGTGGTATCCCAGATGGAGGCGGGACAGGCCTCGCGAGCCATGCTGCTCAGATGGGTTTTCTGCGTGGTGCTCAGatgcaacaacagcagcagcagcaacaacaagctcagcagcagcaatcGCATCTGGTGCATGACGGTCGGTTGGTTATGGATGGCAAGGCGGATAAATCGAGGATAAGGGATGTATGGAAGCATAACCTGGCGCAGGAAATGGAGTCCCTTCGTGCGTTGGTGGAGAAATACCCATATATCAGCATG GACACAGAATTTCCCGGAATCGTTGCACGGCCAATGGGCACTTTTACGACAAAAGCAGACTACCACTATCAGACGCTACGGTGTAACGTGGATCTATTGAAGATGATACAGCTCGGGGTTACCCTATTTTCGGAAGAGGGCGAGGTTCCGCCTGCGTATCCTGCCAATGGCACTCTACACGCGAACGGCAATCATCTCGTTCCGGCGCCATGTACCTGGCAGTTCAACTTCCAtttctctttggagaatgaCATGTACGCACAGGAGTCTACAAGCATGCTAGCAAAGGCCGGAATCGATTTCACGATGCACGAAAAGAATGGAATCGATCCGCTGGAATTTGGCGCTTTGCTGATGACCTCCGGACTGGTTCTGCTGGATGACGTACACTGGATCTCGTTCCACTCTGGGTATGACTTTGGCTATCTAATGAAGATCATGCTCTGCAAGCCTCTTCCCGATGACGAAGAGGAGTTCCACAAGCTCCTTTCTATATTCTTCCCTTCACTTTATGACATCAAATTTCTCATGAAGCATGCGAGCCGGAATCAATCGGTGAATGGATCCCCCCTCACTCAAGGCGCTGTGCAAATACTGGCCAACCTTGGACAGAAATCGGGGCTGCAGGATATCGCGGATGAACTAGGCGTTAAGCGGGTAGGGATCGCACATCAAGCAGGGTCCGACTCGCTTGTAACAGGTGAAATATTCTGGAAGATGCGCCAACTGGTGTTCAATGGGACCATTGATCAAGCTAAATACTCTGGTCAAATTTGGGGTCTGAACGGACAGATCCCCGCTATGCCTTATCATACGGGCAATCAACCCCAGCAGACTCCGAATCTGAACGGGGCGATGGTTTATTCGAACACGGCAACTCCGAGTACTCCAAACACCGGTCATGCTGCGCTGAATAGCAACCAGACTCCAGCGCCACAGTCCCACGTCAGCGGGAATCCAAGTTTGACCCCTGGTGGAGGCGGCGGCGTTTTCGGGGCATTTCAGCTCGGAAGGACATAA
- a CDS encoding uncharacterized protein (EggNog:ENOG410PTGX~COG:S~BUSCO:14470at33183) has protein sequence MSIRTTVFIDEQGCSPEGELDEDDQRSYHWVMYDTQADKQEPIGVIRLVPPPHPPHEVHLSNGGRNHSKSGSEGHAQHEEPCVKLTRVAVLPAYRGLGLSRKLVDTTLNWAAGHKEDISSALGPKESWNGLVLVHAQVQVEALYARMGFVTDESMGKWEEEGILHVGMWKRIELTTTRH, from the coding sequence ATGAGCATTCGTACCACGGTCTTTATCGATGAACAAGGATGCTCGCCCGAAGGCGAACTTGATGAAGACGACCAGCGCAGTTACCACTGGGTCATGTACGACACCCAAGCGGACAAGCAAGAACCTATTGGGGTAATAAGATTAGTTCCACCACCACACCCACCGCATGAAGTCCACTTGAGTAATGGAGGGCGGAATCACAGCAAGTCAGGTTCGGAGGGCCATGCTCAACACGAGGAACCATGCGTGAAATTGACGAGAGTTGCCGTGTTGCCGGCCTATCGGGGATTGGGTTTGAGCCGCAAATTGGTCGATACGACCCTGAATTGGGCGGCGGGACACAAGGAGGACATCAGCTCTGCCCTCGGACCCAAGGAGTCCTGGAACGGACTTGTTCTGGTCCACGCTCAGGTGCAAGTGGAGGCACTGTACGCTCGAATGGGATTCGTGACGGATGAGAGTATGGGAAAGTGGGAGGAAGAGGGCATTTTGCACGTTGGAATGTGGAAAAGGATTGAATTAACTACCACAAGACACTAA